A window of the Lactuca sativa cultivar Salinas chromosome 7, Lsat_Salinas_v11, whole genome shotgun sequence genome harbors these coding sequences:
- the LOC111892026 gene encoding uncharacterized protein LOC111892026 translates to MPIMSLLRWKVSGIERLGMRHGLLQLPSMSKAARAIGVLNFTPVNGKSIRIMYSYRDPSIQKSGTAFIFLKTIDNKALHDTVSTFGNILSCKIATDSIGHCAI, encoded by the exons ATGCCTATTATGTCCCTTCTGAG ATGGAAAGTCTCGGGGATTGAAAGGCTAGGCATGAGACATGGGTTGCTACAACTACCTTCAATGTCAAAAG CTGCAAGGGCTATTGGTGTGCTAAACTTTACTCCAGTAAATGGAAAGTCGATTCGTATCATGTATTCTTATAGGGATCCTAGCATTCAGAAAAGTGGAACTGCATTTATCTTTCTCAAG ACAATTGACAACAAAGCCTTACATGACACAGTTTCAACTTTTGGAAACATTCTTTCCTGCAAGATAGCTACAGACTCCATAGGCCATTGTGCAATTTGA
- the LOC111892038 gene encoding GDSL esterase/lipase At5g45950, whose amino-acid sequence MKHITWMTLNLVIIVMFLFQAVVTCNARAMGSTQKLRVLAAKYNVTSILVFGDSSVDPGNNNNLPNTWHKGNFLPYGKDFSHSLPTGRFTNGRLCTDFIAEALGYRNIIKAYLDRNLMEVDLLHGVSFASGGSGYDDFTAKVTNVISLRKQLEYFKEYKIRLGKLVGEETCHKIVENAVFILSTGTNDFLQNYYIDPTRSHRFTIAQYQRFLINCMETSIKEMHLLGVRRLAVVGMEPFGCMPMIKTLKNSVKCDENMNQVALSFNFLLKAKLSSLEATLRMRSVFVDIYGVIQNTLQNPLKYGFTEAEKGCCGDGLTEFGTSLKGLSTCANHSKYIYWDAVHFTENMYYIIADEAVKSIITSL is encoded by the exons ATGAAACATATAACATGGATGACACTTAACCTAGTAATAATAGTGATGTTCTTGTTCCAGGCTGTGGTCACATGCAATGCACGTGCTATGGGGAGTACTCAGAAGCTTAGGGTTCTTGCAGCCAAGTACAATGTTACATCCATTCTGGTTTTCGGTGATTCAAGTGTCGATCCTGGTAACAACAACAATCTTCCAAACACATGGCATAAAGGCAACTTCCTGCCTTACGGGAAAGATTTCAGTCATTCCCTTCCAACGGGAAGGTTCACCAATGGCAGACTATGCACTGATTTCATTG CTGAGGCTTTAGGTTACAGAAACATAATCAAAGCGTATTTGGATCGAAACCTGATGGAAGTAGATCTGTTGCATGGTGTTAGTTTTGCATCAGGTGGTTCTGGTTATGATGATTTCACTGCAAAGGTCACT AATGTTATATCTCTTCGAAAACAATTGGAGTACTTTAAGGAGTATAAGATTCGTTTAGGGAAGCTTGTTGGAGAAGAAACTTGTCATAAGATTGTGGAGAATGCTGTGTTCATTTTGAGCACAGGTACAAATGACTTTTTACAAAATTACTACATTGATCCTACTCGATCCCATAGGTTTACCATCGCGCAATACCAACGTTTCTTGATCAATTGCATGGAAACTTCAATAAAG GAAATGCATTTACTAGGAGTAAGGAGATTGGCGGTTGTTGGGATGGAGCCATTCGGATGCATGCCTATGATAAAGACATTAAAGAATAGTGTTAAATGCGATGAAAATATGAACCAAGTGGCTCTCTCTTTCAACTTTTTGTTGAAGGCAAAGTTGTCATCACTTGAAGCAACATTACGGATGAGAAGTGTCTTTGTTGACATTTATGGTGTCATTCAAAACACCTTACAAAACCCATTAAAATATG GTTTTACTGAAGCTGAAAAAGGTTGTTGTGGAGATGGATTAACAGAGTTCGGGACAAGTTTAAAGGGGCTGAGTACATGTGCGAATCATTCGAAATACATTTATTGGGATGCCGTTCATTTTACAGAAAACATGTATTACATCATCGCAGATGAGGCTGTAAAATCTATAATCACAAGTCTTTAA